The genomic window ACGGCTGAGGACGCTCGCGCCATCACCGGCATCTTCACCGAGGTCGTCATCGCCCCTGGGGCCGACGACGAAGCCAAGGCCGTCTTCGCCGCCAAGAAGAATCTGCGGCTGCTGATCACCGACGGCCTGCCCGACCCCCACGGCGCGGGAGAGGTATTCCGGTCGGTCGCCGGCGGCTTCCTGGTCCAGAGCCGCGACCGGTCGCTGATCAAGCCGTCGGACCTGAAGATTGTCACCAAGCGCCAGCCGACCCCGACCGAGATCCAGGACATGCTGTTCGCCTTCACCGTGGCCAAACACGTCAAGTCCAACGCCATCGTCTATGCCAAGGACGGCCAGACCGCCGGCATCGGCGCCGGCCAGATGAACCGTCGCGACAGCGCCCGCATCGCCGCCATCCGCGCCAAGGAGGCGGGTGAAGCCAAGGGGCTGACGCAGTCGCTGGCCGAGGGGTCGGCCTGCGCCTCGGAAGCCTTTTTCCCCTTCGCCGACGGCCTCCTGGAAGCGGTCGCGGCCGGGGCCACGGCGGTGATCCAGCCGGGCGGCTCCATGCGCGACGCCGAAGTCATCGCCGCCGCCGACGAGAAGGGGATCGCCATGGCCTTCACCGGCGTTCGGGTCTTCCGGCACTGATGCTGGAAAGAAAGGCGCTAACGCTCGACGCGCGGCGTCTCGCTGCTTGAGCGCCCTTCTTCCCGTTTTAAATCGCGCCTTAACGTGACTGGACGGCTGTCTTCGGCCGTGATGCTCTGACGCCTTTACTGCGTTGGAGCGTCCCATGACCGTGCTGATCCGCCCCGAAGGCCAGACCGCCGATGACCTCAAGCTGAGCCGTCGAACTCTGGGCGCCTTGGGGGGCTTGCTGTTTTCCGGCTATGCGGTCGCGGCCCTGGCCAAGGAAGCCAAGCCCATCACGACCGACGCCGAAGGCCTGTCCACCGAGACCGTGACCTATGCCGCGCCGGACGGGTTCCAGCTTCCGGCCTATGTCGCCCGGCCGGCGGGCGACGGGCCTTTTCCGGTGGTCGTGGTGGTCTCCGAGATCTTCGGCGTCCACGAATATATCCGCGACATTTGCCGCCGTTTGGCCAAGCAGGGATACGCCGCCATTGCGCCGGCCTTCTTCGTCCGAGTCGAGGATCCCGCGCCGCTGTCGGACATGCAGCGGATCATGCAGATCGTCGGGGCGGCGAACTATGAGCAGGTGATGGGCGACCTGTCGGCGACGCTGGAATGGGCCAGCCAGCAGTCGTGGTCCAGGGACGGCAAGGTCGGCATCACTGGCTACTGCTGGGGCGGCAAGGTGGTGTGGCAGGCGGCGGCCCGCTTCGCCGCCATCGGCGCAGGCGTGGCCTGGTACGGCCGCTTGGCGCCCGCCGCAGACGCCACGCCGGTTCAGATCTCATCGGGCCAACCCTGGCCGGTCGACATCGCCGACGATCTCAAGGCGCCGATGCTCGGCCTGTACGGCGGCAAGGATCAGGGCATCCCGTTGGCCAGCGTCGAACGGATGCGCGAGGCCCTTGGGCGCGCCGGCCAGACCGGAAGCCAGATCGTCGTCTATCCTGACGCCCAGCACGGCTTCCACGCCGACTATCGCGCCAGCTACTCGGAAGCGGACGCCAAGGACGGCTGGTCCAAGCTGCTGGAGACGTTCGATAAAGCGTTACAGAATTAGGACGTTAATGGTGCGAAGGCTGCGGGAAGCAGCCTCGAGTATGGGAGGGTAGGCGTGAACGGATTGAAGCTTCGCGGAGCGGTGGTCCTGGGTCTGGGGCTGCTGTTTTTACCGCTGGCCGGTTGCGGCGGCGGTGGTGGAGGCGGCGGCGGCACAATCACGCCTCCCGTTCCCCCGCCCTCCCCGCCCCCGCCTCCGCCCCCACCACCACCGCCTCCGCCTCCTTCGGTCACGTCGAGCGAGTATCTGCGGAACTACGGCCTGGCCAATATGAAGGTCCAATCCGCCTGGCAGGCCGGGGCGACCGGAGCCGGCGTCACCGTCGCCGTCGTCGACTCCGGCATCGCCAACACCCTGCCCGAGTTGGAGGGGCGTATTTCCAGCGCGTCGACCGACGTGGTTGTGGGACGCAACACACCCTATGTGGCGTCAAGCAGCCACGGCACGCGGGTGTCGGGCGTGATCGCGTCGAACTTCAACGGGTTTGGTACGATCGGGGTGGCGTACAATTCGACCATCCTGTCGATCCGCACCGACATCTCCGACTGCACGGACAAGAACACGGACGTCTGTTTCAGCAGTTCGGATCTGGTGCGCGCGCTGGACTACGCCGTCGCCAATGGCGTCAAGATCATCAACATGTCGCTGGGCGGCGATGGGCGGCTGGGCTCGGCATTCGAGGCGGCGCTGCTGCGCGCGGTCAATTCGGGAGCCGTGATCGTGGCTTCGTCGGGCAATGACGGAAACGCCAATCCGGGCTGGCCCGCGCGTTACGCTATCGACCCCCGGTTCGCCGGCAGCGTCATCGCGGTCGGATCGCACGGCGCGACAGATGCGATGTCCAGCTTCTCGAACCGGGCAGGGGATACGGCTGTCGGCTATATCTCGGCCCCAGGCGAAAAAGTAGTCACCGGCTGTGAAGGCACGTCGTGCAGGGAGGTCAGCGGCACGTCCTTCTCGGCCCCGCATGTGTCCGGTGCGCTCGCTTTGCTGATGCAGGCCTTCCCCAATCTGACGGCGCGCGCGGCGCTGGATATCTTGCTGACGACCGCACGCGACGGCGGGGATCCCGGCACGGACATCGTTTATGGGCGCGGTCTGCTGGACATGGCCGGCGCGTTCAGACCGGTCGGAACGACCTCGACGCCGATGGCGGACGGAAGCTCCATCGTCAGCATCAGCGAACCGGGCAACTTCGTCGGCGCGGCGTTCGGGGACGCTTTCGGCCGACAGACGGCGCTGAACACGGTGCTCTACGACGCCTACGATCGGATGTTCGCCGTCCAACTGGGCGGCGCCTATCCGACTGCGCCGAGCCGATCCTATCAGGCGGCGCCGTTCGAGCAGAACACGACGGCGACAACCAGCCTGGCTCTGCCGGACGGCGGGCGGTTGAACCTGATCGCGGCCCAGCCCAGCGCGCGACCTGACCCGATCGCGCCTCGTCACGATCTGTATGATGCGCCCTGGATGGGGGATGAGCCGCGTCAGGAGGCGATGCTTGACGTCTCCACAGGCCGTATGAACTTTTCGGTCTGGCAAGGAAAGGGCGGGGCGACATCGCCGTTCAACGGTGCGGCGGGCGACGCTTTCGCCGCCCTGGCCCAGGCCGATCGCGCCGTCCGCGGATCCATGCGGTTCGGCCCGGTGACGGTCTCGGGCGAGAGCGGCGGCGGCGATCGCCGGATGCCGCTGCGTCGCGTGGAGCAGGACGCCTCAACCTATAGCCGCGCGGCGATCGGATGGCGCGGAGCGGAGGGCGGTGTGTCGTTCAGCGTCGGCGCTCTCGATGAACGTCTCGGGCCCTTGGGCGCCTTCCTGCCGGGCGGGTCTGACTTCGCCCTGCCATCACGGACCAGCTTCTATGCCCTGGGCGGCGATTGGACCCTACGGCCGGGCCTGCGCCTGATCGGGGAGGCGGGGATGGGGTCGACCCGGATCGAGGGTCGGTTCCTGTCGATGGATCAGGCGGCGATCAGTTCGAACTGGCGGCTGGGCCTGCTGACGGGCTGTTCGATGATCTGCGACCGGATCAGCTTCACCCTGGCTCAGCCGCTCAGGATCGAGCGCGGAACCTTCTCGGCCATGCTGGCGGACGTGCCGGTCGAATATTTCGATCCGCTGACCTATTCGCGCCGCAGCTTCTCGGCGACGCCCAGCGGCCGCCAGATCGACTTCATCGTCGGCGGCGAACGTCGGCTGTGGGATGGGTCCAGCATGACACTGCAAGCGGTCGCCAGCCGCGAGCCGCGCCATGTCGCAGAAGCGCCGCCGGAGTTCGCCTTGATCGGAGCCTGGCGGCGTCAGTTCTGAGCGACGCCGCCTGACGACTGCGGATCAGGCCTTGCCGTCGAAGGTGTGAGTCTCGGCGGGGGGGGCGGCGCCATAGGGGTTCGGGGCTTGCGCTCCGGACCCCTTGGCGGCGACGACCACCATGGCGGGGCGGACGGTGCGGCCGAACAGTTCAAAACCGGACTGCATGGTCTGGATCACCGATCCGCCGGGCACGGTCTCGGACGGCTGTTCCATCATCGCCTGGTGCAGATGCGGGTTGAAGGTCTCGCCGGCCTCGGGCGCGACGCGCTTCAGGCCGTTGGCGTCGAAGGCTTGCAGCAGCGCCTTCTGCGTCAGCTCCAACCCGGTCACCAGACCAGCGGTCGCGCCCTCGGCGTCCTTGGGCGCAGCCATCAGGGCGCGTTCCAGATTGTCGGCGACGCTCAGCAGGTCCTTGGCGAAGCGCTGGATGGCGAAGGCGCGGGCGTCGTTCTGCTGCGTCTCCGAACGGCGCTTCAGATTCTCCATCTCGGCGGCGACGCGCAGGGCGCGGTCCTTCCATTCGTCACGCTCGGCGATCACGGCGTCCAGCGGCGCCAAATCGTCTGACGGATGGGCGTCCAGGCCGTGTTCGGCGTTGGTTTCGGCCATGTCGGCGTCCACGGCGTTTAGTTCGTCGTTAAGGGGCTTGTCGCTCACTTGTCGTTCCCGTCCAGCATCCGGCCCAGCACCCGGGCGGTATAGTCCACCAACGGAATGACACGGGCGTAGTTCAGTCTTGCGGGGCCTATCACGCCGATGGCGCCCAGAACCCGCTGTCGGCCGCTCATATAGGGCGCCGCGATCACGGCGGAACCCGAAAGTGAAAACAACCGTGTCTCCGCGCCGATGAAAATGCGCACCCCCTGCGCCGCATCGACGCCGTCCAGCAGGCCGATCAGCTGTTCCTTCTGCTCCAGATCATCGAAAAGGACGCGGACTCGCTCCAGATCGGCCAGGCCTTCCCGGTCCTGAAGGAGGTTGGCGCGACCCCGCACGATCAGGGCGCGCTCGCGATCCTGCCCGCCGGACCAGGCGGCGAATCCGTCCTCGACCAGGCGAGCGGCGGTCTGGTCCAGTTCACGCCGTGCGATTTCCAGCTCTTGCGTCATCTCGCGCCGGGCGTCGGCGAAGGGGCGGCCGCGCAGGCGGGCGTTCAGGAAGTTGGAGGCCTCGACCAGGGTCGAAGGCGTGACGCCGGCCGACAGGGTCATGATGCGGTTTTCGACCGTGCCGTCGTCAGCGACGATGACGGCCAGCGCCTGATCTCCGCCCAAGGCGACGAACTCGACATGTTTGACGCCGGAATCCCGCACCGGGCTTGAGACGACGCCCGCGCCGCCGGCCAGGCCCGACAGCAGGTTCGAGGCCTCATCCAGCGCCGCCTCGAAGTTCCGGCCGCGCCCGGCGAGCCGCCCGTCGATCTCGCGACGCTCTTCCTTGGTCAGGTCGCCGACTTCTAGCAGGCCGTCGACGAACAGGCGCAGGCCCGCGTGGGTGGGGATGCGCCCGGCCGAGGTGTGGGGCGCCGCCAGCAGGCCTGCAAGGGTCAGATCCTGCATGGTGTTGCGGATCGAGGCAGGCGACAGGGCAATGCCGCCCAGCGACAGCGTCCGCGACCCGACCGGCTCGCCGGTCTCCAGATAGCTTTCCACGATGCGACGGAAGATGTCGCGCGCCCGCGCATCCAGCCCCGCCAGACCCACGAGGGACTGGCCGGCGTCGAACGGCGGGTTTTTCGGGGCATACAGGCTCACGGTTTCAGGATAAGCACCGCCGCCACAGCTTCCAAGGTCAGACTTCCAAGGATCCCTCCCATGCGCCATTCGCAACGCACCGACGATCAACTGCGTCCCGTGACCATCGAGACCGGCGTCAACCGGTATGCTGAGGGCTCGTGCCTGATCACCTTCGGCAACACCAAGGTGCTGGTGACCGCCTCGATCGAGGACAAGGTGCCGGGCTGGATGCGCAACTCGGGTCAGGGTTGGGTGACGGCCGAATACGGCATGCTGCCGCGCGCCACCCACACGCGCGGCCGTCGTGAAGCCGCTGCCGGCAAACAGTCGGGCCGCACGCAAGAGATCCAGCGATTGATCGGTCGCTCCCTGCGCGCCGTGGTGGACCTGAAGGCGCTTGGCGAACGTCAGGTGCTGATCGACTGCGACGTCATCCAGGCCGACGGCGGCACCCGCACGGCGTCGATCACCGGCGCCTGGGTCGCCATGAGTCTGGCCCTGAACTATCTGCGCGACGAGGGCGTGCTGAAGGTCGATCCGATCACGGACCAGGTGGCGGCGGTGTCGTGCGGCGTCTGCGACGGCGTGCCGGTGCTGGATCTGGATTACGAAGAGGATTCCGAGGCCGAGGCGGATTCGAACTTTGTCCTGACCGGCTCGGGCCAGATCGTCGAGGTCCAAGCCACCGGCGAGAAACGCGGCTTCTCGCGCGCCGAGTTCGACCGGCTCTTCTCACTGGCCGAGATCGGCTGCACCGAACTGTTCGCCCTGCAGAAGGCGGCCCTGGCGGCGATGAAGCGATAAGGGGGTTTCACCTCGGGGCGCGGCCGGGCATCCTAACCGTCTCGGTTCTGATCGGAGATTAAGCCCATGCGTCGATCTCAATGGCTTTCGCTCGCCGCCTGCGCCGTGCTGGTCGCGGCATGTCAGCCTTCCGGATCGGGCGAGACGCCGGCTTCAGACAATGCGGCGTCGAACACCGCAGTGATCGACGCCGTTCCGCTGCAATCCGAAACCGCTGCGCCGGCTGAGGCGCCCAAACCGGCTGCGCCGACCAAGGAAACGCCCAAGCCCGCCGATGACCCTCAGGCCCGCATCCCTGAAGGACCGGACATGGCTCCGCAGCCCGTCCCGATCAGTGAAGTCCCCTGCCGCGAAGCCATCGGCGCCGCCGCCTCGGCCCGGCTGGTCGAGCGCTGCAGCCAGGTCAGCCCGGCGACCCGCCCGCCCTGCAACGCCGCCAACCCCTGCGACCTCATCCAGGGGGAGATCGACCGGTCCTGCAAACTGTGGGAACGCGACGGCGACCCGCCGGCGGCATGCAAGCCCTAGGCTGAGCGCACCGCGCCCGCCACATCGGCCACCACCCGCTTGACCAGCGCCTCGTCGTCGCCCTCGGCCATGACGCGGATCAGTTTTTCCGTGCCCGATGGCCGCACCAGCAGCCGTCCCTGACCGCTCAGGGCCGCTTCGGCCTCGGCGATGGCGGCCTTGACCGCGTCGGTCTCCAGCGGCTTGTCGGCGGAGAAGCGGACGTTCTCCAGCTTTTGCGGCACGGGCTCGAACTGACGAGCCAGTTCGCTCATCGGCTTGCCGGATTCGACCAGGACGGCCAGCACCTGCAGCGCCGCCATCAGGCCGTCGCCGGTCGTGGCGTGGTCGTGCAGGATGATGTGGCCCGACTGTTCGCCGCCGATGTTGAAGCCGCCTTCGCGCATCCTTTCCATGACATAGCGGTCGCCGACCTTGGTCCGCTCCAGCGTCAGGCCTTCGGACTTGAGTTTGCGCTCCAGCCCCAGGTTGGACATGACGGTTGCCACCACGCCGTCGCCGGTCAGGAGGCCGCGTCTGGCCCAGTCCAGCCCGACCAAGGCCATGATCTGATCGCCGTCCACGACCCGACCCGTCTCGTCGCAGATGATCAGTCGGTCGGCGTCGCCGTCCAGGGCGATGCCGATGTCGGCGCGGTAGCGTTTGACGGCATCGGCCAGGGTCGCGGGATGGGTCGAGCCGCACTCGGCGTTGATGTTTGTCCCGTTGGGGGTCACGCCCACGGGGAAGACCTCTGCGCCCAGTTCGAACAGGGTGGTGGGCGCGACCTTGTAGCCGGCGCCGTTGGCGCAATCGACGGCGATACGCAGCCCTTGCAGCGTCAACCGTTTGGGGAAGGCCTGTTTGGCGATCTCGATATAGCGGGCCTGGGCGTCGTCGATGCGTTTGACCCGGCCCAGCTTGTGCGACGGCGCCAGGCCCTGGTCGAGACCCTGGTCCATCATGGCCTCGATCTTCAGCTCGATCTCGTCCGACAGCTTGTAGCCGTCCGGCCCGAACAGCTTGATCCCGTTGTCGGCATAGTCGTTGTGCGAGGCCGAGATCATGACCCCCAGGTCGGCGCGCATCGACCGGGTCAGCATGGCCACGCCCGGCGTCGGCACGGGTCCGAAGGTGCGTACGTCCATTCCGACCGAAGCGAAACCGGCGACCAAGGCCGGCTCGATCGTATAGCCTGACAGGCGGGTGTCCTTGCCGATCACCACCAGATGGCGTCGATCATCGTCGGTGCGGAACAGTTTTCCGGCGGCCAGACCCACGCGCAGCGCGACCTCGGCCGTCATCGGATAGGTGTTGGCGCGGCCGCGAATGCCGTCGGTGCCGAAATATTTTCTGTCGCCCAAGGTGCGGTCCTTTGTTTCGGGTAACGTTCCGAAACCCCTTTTTTGATGCGGCCCGCCTTAAGATTGCATAGACGGCCGATGGGGCTTGATGTGTGGCTTAGCCCCGGATCGCCGTCAGTGCAAAGCGGCGCCCTTTTCCTGACTTCTCGGAGCCTTCGCTCATGTGCGGCATCATCGGCGTCACCGGCAATGGTCCTGTCGTTCCCCGGCTGATCGACAGCCTGAAACGGCTGGAGTACCGCGGCTATGATTCCGCAGGCGTCGCCGCCGTTGTGGACGGCTCGGTCGAGCGCCGCCGCGCCAAAGGAAAGATCCGCAATCTGGAAGCCGTCCTGGCCGAGGAGCCGATGACGGCGACGGTCGGCATCGGCCATACGCGCTGGGCCACGCACGGCGCGCCGACGACGGAGAACGCCCACCCGCACAAGGCCGGTCGCGTTACCCTGGTCCACAACGGCATCATCGAAAACTTCGCCGAGCTGAAGGCCGAGTTGGCGGCCGACGGCCATGTCTTCGAAAGCCAGACCGACACCGAGGTCATCGCCCACCTGCTGGATGCCGAACTGAACACGGGCCGCAGCCCCCTGGAGGCGTTCAAGACCACTCTGGATCGCCTGACCGGCGCCTATGCGCTGGCGGTGCTGATCGACGGGACGGACGACCTGATCCTGGGCGCGCGACGCGGCAGCCCCTTGGTGGTCGGCTGGGGCGAGGACGAAATGTATCTGGGCTCGGACGCGCTGGCCGTCGGTCCGTTCACGCAGAAGATTTCCTATCTGGAAGAGGGCGATTACGTCGCCATGACCAAGGCCGGCGCCCAGATGTTCGACGTGGCGGGCAAGCCGGTCGAACGCGCCATCGTCCAGGTCTCGGCCTCATCGGCCATGGTCGAGAAGGGCGAATATCGCCACTTCATGGAGAAGGAAATCCATGAACAGCCCGACAGCGTCCAGCACACCCTGTCGGAATATCTCGACCTGGTGACCGGCAAGGCCAAGACCAATCCCGTCGACTTCGCCGCCATCGACCGCATACAGATCGTCGCCTGCGGCACCGCCTTCTACGCCGGCCAGATCGGTCGTTATGCGTTCGAGAAGCTGGCCGGCCTGCCCTGCGACGTCGAGATCGCGTCTGAGTTCCGCTATCGCTCGCCGGCCGTCTCGAAATCCACCCTCGCCGTCGCCGTCAGTCAGTCCGGCGAAACGGCCGACACCCTGGCCAGCTTGACCTGGTGCAAGGCGCAAGGGTTGCAGACCGCCGCCGTCGTCAATGTTCATTCGTCCTCGATGGCGCGCGAAGCGGCCGTCCTGTGGCCCACCCATGCCGGACCGGAGATCGGCGTCGCCTCGACCAAGGCCTTCACAGCTCAGGTCGCGGCTCTCCTGGCCCTGGCCGTGGCGGCGGGCGTGGCGCGCGGCCGGATCGATGCGGCTCAGGAGGCCGAACTCGTCAAGGCCCTGTTCGAAAGCCCTCGCCTGATCGCCGAAGCCCTGACGATGGGCGACAGCATCCGCGCCGTGACCCACGACCTGTCAAAGGCCGACGATGTCCTTTTCCTGGGCCGGGGCGCCATGTTCCCGCTAGCGATGGAGGGCGCGCTGAAGCTGAAGGAGATCAGCTATATCCACGCCGAGGGCTATGCCGCTGGCGAGCTGAAGCATGGCCCCATCGCCCTGATCGACGAAGAGACCCCGACCATCGCTCTGGCTCCGCTTGACGACGTGTTCGAAAAGACCGCGTCCAACCTGCAGGAGGTTGCGGCACGTGGCGGCCCGGTCATCATGATCGCGCCGGAAAAGGCCCCCGATCCGCACGGCGCCGGCATTCGCCGCATCCACGCCCCCGACTGCCACCCGCTGATCGCGCCCCTGGTCTATGCCGTACCGGTGCAACTGCTGGCCTATTACACCGCCGTTCAGAAGGGCACCGACGTCGATCAGCCCCGCAACCTGGCCAAGTCCGTCACGGTCGAGTGAGGCTCGCCTGCCAGCCGGCGTAGCGTGTCCGGGTCGATGATCTGGATCGCGCCGCGCCGGAGCCGCACCGCCCCGGCGGCGCACAGTTCCGTGCACGCGGTCGATATGCTGGCGCGTCGTACGGCCATCAGCTGCGACAGCTCGGTTTGACGCAGAGCAAGGACGTCGCCCCCTTCTCGGTCGTGAACATCGAGTAGCAGGGCGGCCAGGCGCTGGCTGACCTTCAGTGCCGCATACCGAGAAAGCTCGGCTTGAAGGGCGCTGTTGCGACGCATCAGGTCCGTCAATGACGCCTCGACCAAGCTGTCGTGAGGGAGTGTTTGCGCGAGTTTTGCTGCCGATACGGTCAGGAACCGACCCGCTGTCAACCAAAGGGCGGATTCGGTTTCGCCGCCGCCTAGCACGGCATCGAAGTTGATTACGTCGTCGCTGGAGGCGAGCCCCCTTGAAAGGAAGCCGTCGAACCCGATCCGAGCCACGACGCCGGAAAGCACAAAGGTGACGATGGGGTCGCCATTGTAGGTGGGTGCGGTCCGTGCGCCGGCCTCGGCGAAGAACGCGTCGCCTGCGTCCAAGCCTTGGAGTGCAAGGCCGGACAACAAGGCGTGTGCGAGGTTCGACGTTGACATGCCTCGTCTAGACGGCCGATCGCCGTTTTTCGCGATAACATGCGTTAAGCCGTCAGACGGGCTCTGACTGCAGACGCAGATAGGTCGGATCGAACTCGGCGATTTCAGCGAGGCGACGCCAGTCGAGAATATCGATCCGCCCGCCCGCCCACGCGACGACGCCCTCGCTGCGGAGCTCGGAAATCAGCCGGCTGACATGAACGGTCGAAAGGCCGAGCGCGTCACCCAGCGTCGTTTGCGTCAGCGGAAGATCAAACGTCAGATCGCCCGTCTGGCCGACAGCCTGGAGACGCAGATAGAGCTCGCACACCAGATGCGCCAGGTGGCCAAGCCCGCTCCGTCGGCCCATGGCCACCAGCCACTGCCGATGAATGGCGGCGTCGATGATGGTGTCCAGCCAGAGAAGTCGGCCCAGATGCGGGTGGCGCTCGGTGATGTCGATCAGCCCGCTGTGCGGCGCCTCTGCGATCACGCAGTCGGTTAAGGCGACGACGCCATGGTCCATCTGTTTCATCAACAGGCTGTGCAGATCGATGAAGTCGCCCGACACATTGATTTCGGTGATCTGACGCGCTCCGTCTTCCAAGGTTGAATATCGCGCGGAAAAGCCCGAGATCAGAAGCGTGCTGTGCAGCGGACGGGTGTGCTCGCGAACGATGTCGGAGCCAGCGGGGGCTGTCTTTGGGGCGTCGAGCACATCTCGTAAGGCGGCGATTTCCTTTTCGTCGAGACGGTCTCTCAGCGACAACTTGTCGACCAATGTGGTGATCTTGGCGGGGCCGACGGTCTTGGGCATCAAACCTCTCCCGCCAGCGTCCAACCTTCAGGCGCTTGGTCAGATGCGGCCGCCGTCACGCTGACCACGGTCTGACCCTCCGCATCCGTGACGATGACGCTGAAGGCGCCGGTCGTCCAGAAGGACGCGCCCCTGTACCGCAGGATCTCACCAAGGACGGCGACGGCCTCTTCGCGCGCCGCGTCCATGTTTTTCAGTTCCTCGCCCTGCTCGTCGCGGACGCAATCGCCATTCTGGGTATGGAAAAAATAGCGCGGCAATCTTCCCTCCTGGCCTCAGACGAGAGGGAAGCGGTCACGGGCGCGATTGGTTCAGTCCGCTGCGAGCTTTCAGATTTCCTGATTGAAGGCGCCGATTTCAGGATAGGCGGCAAGGCGCGGCTTGATCTCCTTTCGGAACAAGTCGCGCATGTCGTCTTCGGATCGCATGCTTTCGACCACCACAACCAGTTCCGGCTTGTTGGACGACGCGCGCACCAACACCCATGAGCCGTCGTCCAGATGCACGCGAACACCGTTGACGGTGATGGCCTCGACGATCTTGCGGCCCAGGATTTCGCCGCCGGCTGCGGCCAAATCGGAATAATCCTTCACGATCCGCTCCAGCACGCCGTACTTCAGCTCGTCGTCGCAGTGGGGCGACATGGTCAAGCTGGTCCAGGCGTCTGGAAGGGCCGACTTCAGTTCGCTGAGCTTTTTACCTGGATTGCGATCCAGCATGGCCAGAACGGCCCCGGCTGCGACCAGCCCGTCGTCGTAGCCGTGTCCTAGATCGCCGGCCATGAAGAAGTGGCCCGATTTCTCGAAGCCGGCTAAGGCGCCCAGCTCGGCAGTCTTGCGCTTGATGTAGGAGTGGCCCGTCTTCCAGTAGACGACCTCGGCCCCGCTGGCTTTCAGCACCTCATCGGTTTTGTACAGGCCGGTCGATTTCACATCGACCACGAAGGTGCTGTCCGGATAGACCTTGGACAGGTCGCGAGCCAGCATCAGGCCGATCTTGTCGGCGAAGATCTCCTCGCCCGTGTCGTCAACAACGCCGCAACGGTCGCCGTCGCCGTCGAAGCCAAGGGCGAGATCTGCGCCCGTCTCACGCACGCGCTGGGCCATCTGCACCAGCATGGCGTGATCTTCTGGGTTCGGATTGTACTTGGGGAAGGTGTAGTCGAGGTCGGTGTCCATCTCGATCACCTCGACACCCATCCGCCGCAGGGCGTCGGGGGCGAAGGTGCCAGCCGTGCCGTTGCCGCAGGCGCAGACGACCTTCAAGGGACGCTTGATCTGCACCTTGGAGGCCACGTCGGCGACATAGGTTTCGCGGAAGTCATCGACGCGCACCAGCTTGCCGCC from Brevundimonas fontaquae includes these protein-coding regions:
- the glmS gene encoding glutamine--fructose-6-phosphate transaminase (isomerizing) is translated as MCGIIGVTGNGPVVPRLIDSLKRLEYRGYDSAGVAAVVDGSVERRRAKGKIRNLEAVLAEEPMTATVGIGHTRWATHGAPTTENAHPHKAGRVTLVHNGIIENFAELKAELAADGHVFESQTDTEVIAHLLDAELNTGRSPLEAFKTTLDRLTGAYALAVLIDGTDDLILGARRGSPLVVGWGEDEMYLGSDALAVGPFTQKISYLEEGDYVAMTKAGAQMFDVAGKPVERAIVQVSASSAMVEKGEYRHFMEKEIHEQPDSVQHTLSEYLDLVTGKAKTNPVDFAAIDRIQIVACGTAFYAGQIGRYAFEKLAGLPCDVEIASEFRYRSPAVSKSTLAVAVSQSGETADTLASLTWCKAQGLQTAAVVNVHSSSMAREAAVLWPTHAGPEIGVASTKAFTAQVAALLALAVAAGVARGRIDAAQEAELVKALFESPRLIAEALTMGDSIRAVTHDLSKADDVLFLGRGAMFPLAMEGALKLKEISYIHAEGYAAGELKHGPIALIDEETPTIALAPLDDVFEKTASNLQEVAARGGPVIMIAPEKAPDPHGAGIRRIHAPDCHPLIAPLVYAVPVQLLAYYTAVQKGTDVDQPRNLAKSVTVE
- a CDS encoding Crp/Fnr family transcriptional regulator, translated to MSTSNLAHALLSGLALQGLDAGDAFFAEAGARTAPTYNGDPIVTFVLSGVVARIGFDGFLSRGLASSDDVINFDAVLGGGETESALWLTAGRFLTVSAAKLAQTLPHDSLVEASLTDLMRRNSALQAELSRYAALKVSQRLAALLLDVHDREGGDVLALRQTELSQLMAVRRASISTACTELCAAGAVRLRRGAIQIIDPDTLRRLAGEPHSTVTDLARLRG
- a CDS encoding Crp/Fnr family transcriptional regulator yields the protein MPKTVGPAKITTLVDKLSLRDRLDEKEIAALRDVLDAPKTAPAGSDIVREHTRPLHSTLLISGFSARYSTLEDGARQITEINVSGDFIDLHSLLMKQMDHGVVALTDCVIAEAPHSGLIDITERHPHLGRLLWLDTIIDAAIHRQWLVAMGRRSGLGHLAHLVCELYLRLQAVGQTGDLTFDLPLTQTTLGDALGLSTVHVSRLISELRSEGVVAWAGGRIDILDWRRLAEIAEFDPTYLRLQSEPV
- a CDS encoding DUF6894 family protein; its protein translation is MPRYFFHTQNGDCVRDEQGEELKNMDAAREEAVAVLGEILRYRGASFWTTGAFSVIVTDAEGQTVVSVTAAASDQAPEGWTLAGEV
- a CDS encoding phosphomannomutase/phosphoglucomutase; this encodes MLNPRQDLKPNTAAYETQALVKPTGFREYDARWILEKEINLLGIQALGLGLATYVQEIGVAPKIVTGHDFRSYSLSVKQALILGLLEGGMEVLDVGLALSPMAYFGQFELDAPCVAMVTASHNENGWTGVKMGANKPLTFGPDEMGRLKEIVLNGEGVARPGGKLVRVDDFRETYVADVASKVQIKRPLKVVCACGNGTAGTFAPDALRRMGVEVIEMDTDLDYTFPKYNPNPEDHAMLVQMAQRVRETGADLALGFDGDGDRCGVVDDTGEEIFADKIGLMLARDLSKVYPDSTFVVDVKSTGLYKTDEVLKASGAEVVYWKTGHSYIKRKTAELGALAGFEKSGHFFMAGDLGHGYDDGLVAAGAVLAMLDRNPGKKLSELKSALPDAWTSLTMSPHCDDELKYGVLERIVKDYSDLAAAGGEILGRKIVEAITVNGVRVHLDDGSWVLVRASSNKPELVVVVESMRSEDDMRDLFRKEIKPRLAAYPEIGAFNQEI